In Deltaproteobacteria bacterium, one genomic interval encodes:
- the meaB gene encoding methylmalonyl Co-A mutase-associated GTPase MeaB — protein sequence MPPSAPSRPETLAADVRAGSRRALAKAITLVESTRADHQRAAQRLLELLLSDTGRAARVGVSGVPGVGKSTFIEAFGLHLIGRGKKVAVLAVDPSSALSGGSILGDKTRMPRLAAAPEAFIRPSPAAGSLGGVTRRTREALLVCEAAGYDVVLVETVGVGQSEFAVASMVDFFLVLMLAGAGDELQGIKKGILELADALAINKADGGNLRPAEQAAAQYRSALHLFRHTSAGWDPPVATVSALEGRGMGEVWAIVEEHRARLGASGELARKRREQQRAWFWTIIDDGLKGHFLARDDVQRLLPEMETAIASARLTPTEAARRLLDLLDEGGARGGRPAVRSRRARSA from the coding sequence ATGCCGCCATCGGCGCCTAGCCGCCCCGAGACGCTGGCCGCCGACGTGCGCGCGGGGAGCCGCCGCGCGCTCGCCAAGGCGATCACGCTGGTCGAGAGCACGCGCGCCGATCACCAGCGCGCGGCGCAGCGGCTCCTCGAGCTCCTGCTCTCCGACACGGGACGCGCCGCCCGCGTCGGCGTGAGCGGTGTGCCGGGGGTGGGGAAGAGCACCTTCATCGAGGCGTTCGGGCTCCACCTGATCGGCCGCGGGAAGAAGGTCGCCGTCCTCGCCGTCGACCCGTCGAGCGCGCTCTCGGGCGGCAGCATCCTGGGCGACAAGACGCGCATGCCGCGCCTCGCGGCCGCGCCCGAGGCCTTCATCCGCCCGAGCCCGGCGGCCGGCTCGCTGGGGGGGGTGACGCGGCGGACGCGGGAGGCGCTCCTCGTCTGCGAGGCGGCGGGCTACGACGTCGTGCTGGTCGAGACGGTCGGGGTCGGGCAGTCCGAGTTCGCGGTCGCCTCGATGGTCGATTTCTTCCTGGTCCTCATGCTCGCGGGCGCGGGCGACGAGCTCCAGGGCATAAAGAAGGGCATCCTCGAGCTGGCTGACGCGCTGGCCATCAACAAGGCCGACGGCGGGAACCTACGGCCCGCCGAGCAGGCCGCGGCGCAGTACCGGAGCGCGCTGCATCTCTTCCGGCACACGAGCGCCGGCTGGGACCCGCCGGTGGCGACGGTGAGCGCCCTCGAGGGGCGGGGGATGGGCGAGGTCTGGGCGATCGTCGAGGAGCACCGCGCCCGGCTCGGCGCGAGCGGCGAGCTCGCACGCAAGCGGCGCGAGCAGCAGCGGGCCTGGTTCTGGACCATCATCGACGACGGCCTGAAGGGCCACTTCCTCGCCCGCGACGACGTGCAGCGCCTGCTCCCCGAGATGGAGACGGCGATCGCGAGCGCGCGCCTCACGCCGACCGAGGCGGCGCGGCGGCTGCTGGACCTGCTCGACGAGGGCGGGGCGCGCGGCGGGCGGCCCGCCGTCCGGTCGCGGCGGGCGCGGAGCGCGTAG